A part of Miscanthus floridulus cultivar M001 chromosome 6, ASM1932011v1, whole genome shotgun sequence genomic DNA contains:
- the LOC136459194 gene encoding uncharacterized protein — MGNCTASQRAADSWADDGEWEEEEEASSSSEGEHHQDHHDHDSEVTIRITNRQLHELMEKNGSGHGLPLPGLGSLRSVEQLLADIMNSGEVHHRDHHHREEHWHWKPALQTIPETVAVES, encoded by the coding sequence ATGGGGAACTGCACGGCGTCGCAGCGCGCAGCCGATTCGTGGGCCGACGACGGCGagtgggaggaggaagaggaggcctCGTCGTCGTCGGAGGGCGAGCACCACCAGGATCATCACGATCACGACTCTGAGGTGACCATCAGGATCACCAACAGGCAGCTGCACGAGCTGATGGAGAAGAATGGCAGCGGCCACGGGCTGCCGCTACCAGGGCTTGGGAGCCTGCGGTCGGTGGAGCAGCTGCTGGCGGACATCATGAACTCCGGCGAGGTGCACCACCGCGACCACCACCACAGGGAGGAGCACTGGCACTGGAAGCCCGCGCTGCAGACCATCCCCGAGACCGTCGCCGTCGAGTCATGA